The Pseudostreptobacillus hongkongensis genome contains the following window.
TTTGTATACAGATCTTGCAAATATATTTAGAAGTATAGAAAATAGTGAAATAGGTTATCCAACAGAAGATGATATAAAAGGGTTATTTGATGATATAGATACTACACATAAAAGATTAGGAGAAACTGTTGCAGAAAAAAATTCAAAATTAACAACAGTTTTACAAGGAATAGCAGATATAGAATTTGGAGATATAAAAGATAATTCAATAGATACATTTGGAGATGCTTATGAATATTTAATATCAAATTATGCAAGTAATGCAGGTAAATCAGGTGGAGAATACTTTACACCTCAATCAGTATCAAAACTATTAGCAAGAATAGTAATGGAAGGAAAAGAAAGAATAAATAAAGTATATGATCCTACTTGTGGGTTTCGTGTCATAATAATGACATAGGCAAATAGTCAAGTAAATACAAGGATTTTAGAGCTTATACCAAAGTTTAAAACTAAAAAATTAAGTGGTTGGTGTGCTGTTTAGAGTAGTTATTGAAAAAATAAATGTTGCAAACAGTACATTAGCATAAAGGAGGAACTCATATGTCTAAGGTTAAAAAAGACACGATTGAAGCAAAAGGTTTTGCTATTCAAATTTATACTGAAGACTTTAAAAATGACTATATAAGTCTAACGGATATTGCAAAATATAAGAATAGTGAAGAGCCTAATGTAGTTGTTGCAAATTGG
Protein-coding sequences here:
- a CDS encoding N-6 DNA methylase — protein: LYTDLANIFRSIENSEIGYPTEDDIKGLFDDIDTTHKRLGETVAEKNSKLTTVLQGIADIEFGDIKDNSIDTFGDAYEYLISNYASNAGKSGGEYFTPQSVSKLLARIVMEGKERINKVYDPTCGFRVIIMT